The Calliopsis andreniformis isolate RMS-2024a chromosome 10, iyCalAndr_principal, whole genome shotgun sequence nucleotide sequence TAAAATTGAAACGCCTTTAATACCAGATGATCCAGAAGTTGTACCGACTCCAGTACCTCCTCCAAAATTACCAGAACTAGTTGAACTATCGGAAAGTTTCATCGCTGAAAGATTGAGCGTAGAAATTGCTACAGACTTAGTAATGGATAGTATGgtaggttgtatttttatgaatatcatgcagattactccGAATTTTCATTAATTCAATACTTGTCATTAATAGGCATGGGTCCCAGACACAATGACTACAATCTTCCAAAGGGAGTATCAACCTACCTCTACAACTGACATTAACATTCAACGCCAAACAATTGCCAAATTATTAGCGGTACAAATAAAGCAAGCTAAAGCGAAGAAGAAAAAGGATGCTAAAGATGAAGATGCAGTAATGGAAGATTTGATCAAGAATCCTACTATTAGCGTGGCAGAAGCAAAACGAGAACGAAAGCGTGAAAAAGACAGAGAAAAAGAAAAGGAGGCGAAAGCATCTTTGGAGGCTCACGAGAAGTCACTCGTGAAAGCTAGAAATCGTTTGAAAGCTTTAAAATTATCCGAAGTTACAAAGCCTTTGCCAaaagaaatgaaagaaaagaTGTTACTTATGGCGGTTAATAGAATTCTTCTTGCTGAGAAGACAGCCGTTTTTGGTGGCGTGGCAGCCATCAGGTAAATAAATTATCAGAATCAGAGTTCACTGTAACTAAAATTTGGCTCATCTTTACGTACTTCCAGGTCGAAAATTCTAACAACTCTAGCTGCGACATTTAATCCATACATCAAGGAAGCAGTATTACGTTATATCACAGATGACATGAGAAATCGTTTGGACTTAGCTTTAGGCTGGTTGTACGAAGAATACGCGTTACTTCAAGGCTTCCAAAGACGGACTTCGCTGTGCACAAAACCTCAAGAAGCTCCACATCAGGCTTATAATTTCCTGCTATGTACCTTGGTGTCAGCGATAGATTTGGTCCAGGGTAAAGATCGTGACACATTATTATCTAGGTAATCAATGAGTTCAACAAAATATCACTCAATATCgaagcaaatatacattaaccATTTCCATATTTTTGAGTAGATTATATCTAGAAGCTCCTTTAATCACTGAAGACGCTGTCGAGGCTCTGAAAATGGTCTCTTCCGATGAGACAAGAGGCCTAGCACCGCTACAGTTGTTGAAAGAAATGGTTATTCGCAGACCGACAAAACAGTTAGTTTTCCTGAACGTGTTACTGTGCCATACTGGTCATGAAATCAATGCGGTGAGCGATGAATATATTGACGTTTTTAAAAAATAGACCCAagtcttttcaatactcatcttaATTTTTTGTTGGCAAACAGATCAGGGAAGCTGCAATACAGTTGGTCTGCCAGCTTTATAGTCGTCCTGAGTTAAGTAAACTCATAGAAGAGTATGCAGTTCTTTACTTAGGTTTCTTACGACTTCATACTCCACCTGAGATCGTCTTTGGTCAAGACCGAGGCAGGCCACAAATAGAAAATCAGTGGACTGAGTCTACAACGAGAGCTTGCCTTGGATTATACCTAGCTCTGTTGAGCGAACATCAAGATCTAATATTTGAGTTAGTTACAATTCTAGTAGATGCAATCAACGTATACTAAAGCGCAAACTATTATGAACAGTATGTTTTCAGATTGGCGAGAGTTTACACGTCGATGAGCGCGGATGTAAAACGTATTGTCCTTAGATTAGTAGAAGGGCCTGTAAGATCTCTAGGAATGGGAAGCCCACAGCTATTGGCTCTTGTTGAAAATTGTCCTAAAGGAGCAGAGACATTAGTTACAAGAATTATTCATATTCTCACAGAAAAATGTACGTACGCCTATGATTTTCTATTCTGCACATATCCTATTCTGAATATATTGCATctgttaatttttatttagcTGCACCAAGTGCGGAATTAGTGGCAAGAGTACGAGAACTTTACCAAACCAGAGTTTCCGATGTGCGGTTCTTAATACCAGTCCTAAATGGTTTAACGAAAAAGGAAGTCATAGCTGCCCTGCCAAAACTTATAAAATTGAATCCTATTGTTGTCAAAGAGGTAAATACATCTTCGTCAACCTCTGTCGAAAGTATGCAACCCTTCGTTCATCTAATGATTTCATTACAGGTGTTCAACAGACTGTTAGGAACTCACAATAACGATAGTGGCGTTCCTCATACGTCTCCTATCACGCCTGCTGAATTATTAATAGCTCTACATAATATAGATCCAAGTAAAGCGGAACTGAAGACAATTATAAAAGGTATGATGCGTTATTCTGCAAAACTGAATTAACTTTTTGCTAGACGTAGGCATATCTTCGATGATTTTTGGTACATTGCAGCTACTTCTTTGTGCTTTGCGGAAAAGCAAGTATACACACAGGAAACTGTAGCTGTCGTAATGCAACACCTCATGGAAATGACACCACTTCCCACGTTACTGATGCGCACGGTGATACAAAGTTTAGCTCTGTACCCGAGGCTGAGCGGATTCGTTATGAATATACTCCAAAGGTTGATCCTGAAGCAAGTGTGGAAGCAACCGAAAGTTTGGGAGGGTTTCGTGAAGTGCTGTGAACGCACACAACCACAGAGTTTCGCAGTTATTTTGCAACTGCCCCCGACGCAATTGGCTGAAGCATTAAAAATGGCCAGCAACTTGCGAGCCCCTCTACTGGCACATGTCGAAGCCTTTGCTGAAAATCAGGTAACTTTATCATTACTATAGAATATGAATAATTCCTTTGAAAAAGAGAAATTTTATTTATGCGAGAAAATGATGGTACATTTCAGAAAGCGCACATTCCACAATCGATAATGGATGTTATTCAGGGTAAATCACCTTGCGACATGCATGATGAATTTGATATTGTGAGTAAAAATACTTGTATATAAAGAATCGATTTTTATATTAccgtaaaaacaaaataaatatatgaaCTGATCCAAACAGCTTTCCTTGAATTTCTTGCAGGCACCACCTGGTGACTATCCGATCGAACAAAAACCAGATAcaatggatattgatgtttcagagcCAGCTCCTCCTGGTTTAGATTAGCATAACCTTATCCCGGTATTGGGATCTGTATCGTCATCTACCGATTGTCCCAACTTTAACGAATTCGTATTGTAAATCATAAATTATTTTCCTTTTTCATATATTTCGTGGTAACCTGAAATGTTAGATCCATGTATTTATCAAGTCACGTGCAAAGTgtagatattttttatttactacTTCATTGAAACCTTACTTGATTATAGCGTTTTGATAACTTCTTCACCTATTCTATGATTTTGTAAATAGAAGTTTGCACGTTTGTCAGAGTATGTAAATACATACGTTACTTTCGTGAAAGAGCACAGATCCACAGCAAGACTTTTGGAGACAGACGATTCTGGTTTCTTTtatgtaatattttatatttcacgagagattgaagaaaatattggcagagatttatatttataaaaaaagaatacGAGATACTGTTCGTGAAATATATACAAAATTGTTGATATAAACCGAAATGTTGATATACATTCATAAATTTGTACATAAATTGTACGCAATATCGTTTATGAAAGAAAGTATACTTCATTAAATAcgtgaaataaatattttgtcGCGTCACTATTCACAGTTCATGTACATAATCCATTTTTCGATATGAAATGTCAtattttctatttgttttgcaaaATACATATGCTTTATATTGCATACAtatgttattaaaaaaatactttACTCGAAACTACGGTCATCCTTTCAGGTATAAGCCTTAAACAGTAAGTATTAGACTGTCTTACATTTAAACTTCAAGTACAAGTGTCAGTcagacataaaataaaattagtcgAATATAAAATAGTAGTTTCATATAAATCTGAAATTTTTTTTGTACACGTTCTGTAGTTTACGCGATAATTGCACGATAATCAAATTAAATGAAACTAAATATCACCCAAAATCCACTCCCGTGTCTAGTAAATCACGCAACATAAACGAAGCCTTTTTTGGAAGTATCCTATAAACAAATAGGTAGATTAAAACCAGTTCTCCCAAAACTGTTATCTACACAATAATATCCACTTGCCTAAGAACATGTCCTACATAAAGTAAGTAGCCAGGTACACTGAATTCCGCATAGTTGCGACGAACGCCATTTAAAATTCGTTTAGCGGCTTCGGCGGCAGGCATTGTGCCGAAGTAACTTGGTATTCTTCATGAAAAGTAAAAGAATAAAGTTTTTTGTATAAACAGAACTTTGTTTAATCACTCACCTTAAGCGAATATCTTTAGGAGCTTCAGCACCCAAGATAAATGGATAAACATGGACTAAGGTGATTTTAATATTACTATTTGTATGCCTTAGTTCAGTGTGTAATGATTCAGCTAATCCTTGAATAGCAAATTGTGCAGTTGTTAAAGGAACTCTACTTGGTCCAGAGGCACCACCAGATAAGCCAGCTACAGAAGACAAAACCACTATGTGCCCTTTACCAGCACGCTCCATACAGGGTTGAACTGTCTCTAATAACTAATGGAAAATATTATTCACCAAATTTGCAGGtactaatatacaaaatatattgTGCAATAAAGTTACCCAGAAGTGACTAATGACTGTTAAATCAATTGTATGCCTTATTTCTTGCTTATCTTCAATCAGTGCTCTAGGACTAGGTATACTGCAGCAATGAAAAAGCATTGTTACTTCTCCTAGTTCTGATCGAATATTATTCACTGTACGAGCCACCtattatatttaatttctaATAAGACTAATATATTATCCGCTAGACAATGCAAATGGAATATTCACAAATAATATACTTGCTTTATTTTTATCTGTAACATCACAAGTATATGTTTTAGCCATTCCACAAGTTTGTAAGGCCTTCTGCACAGTAGTTTCACAATTTTCTTTGTCGATATCCACACAGGCAACATTAGCACCTAATTGGCACAAATGTATGGCTAATTCTCTACCTATTCCCCTTCCTGCGCCAACAACCTATCACATTGAAATATCTtgtcaataaaataaaatatttctaaattcATATAAATAACCCTATTACCATTGCAACTTCTCTGTGAAGACTTTTTAAAGGTGGAGGTCTAAACGTTCTATATAGTGCAATTAATATAGCAAAGACAATTCCACCTAAAAGTGCTACCACATCTACTATCAGAACAAAAAAACAATAGAGTTTGATTAGCATCTTTGGAGGTCTAAAACTTTTCTTTATACTttcctgaaacataaatttaaatttactctTAAATTTTCAAGTCATACTTAAAAAGCTACAAAAAAATATGTTACAGAATTTAGATCTAAAAGATAATCTAATCTAATTTTCTGTGGAAAGCCTGACCAAAACTAGATATTAAAAGTTGAAGAATTACTTAACGTGTTCATTCCCATTTTTTTTGCAACAAGCTTACCATTATTTTCTGAACGAAATAATTAGAATTACTTGCGAACCGGCTCGTTTTTCGATGCAATTTGAATCATTTAAGCGCGAGAAAGAACTTTATATTCAATCAAAGTATAGATATATATTTTCTATCAAGTAAACACAGCGAACTTAATGATAACATATCGCATTACCGCCAAAGGAATTTGTTCAAAAATTGTACTGCTCCAATGCAATATTTCATAACAGAAATACAATTAAGGAATACAAAATTCCACAAAAATGAGCAAAATTCTAAGTTCTAAAAATACCTACCACacaatttttcaaattcaatacagttttttaaattcttttgttccaaatcctaaatcttagTTCGTAAACCGCCTTTATCATCCTCTTTCGATCTCTTGACGacatatgtatatacacatGTGAGTTGTGCTGACATCTTTAAAGGGAGAACAGTAATTGTGTATTTTAGTTCCaacaaaaattattcaaaatgtGGTACGAGATTCTGCCATGTGTAGGTATAATGGCAACTTGTTTGTCATTACCACAAATACTTCAATATTATGGGAATTCATGGGTGTTTGGAAATGTAAGTACTTTTTGTATCCTAACCTATAAGATCGGGTGTTTGCGTAATAATTGTCTTCCcatcttttctgttttctagaATCATTCTGTGTTTGTGTTGTCAGTTATACGGTCATTCAGTTCCAGTCATTTAATTGTTTACTAAACAATGAatctttctttattttcttgttATAGCCAATGCGCAGAAATTTGAATTCGTCGTGGGATTCAATGATGTTTGAAAGAGATGAGAGAATATCTAATGGTGCTCCTTGGAAAACAGTGGTAAGATTCTTTCAAAAATTCTTTCAAACAACTGAAATCATATCTAATCCCTTAATTGGGCGAGATATTAAATTCAGTCATATTTGTACTGAAATTGaagtaattttccaattaaGAGGTTACTGATTGTTACGTTTTGTACTACATACATGTAgttaattattggaaaaatatatCTAACTCTctctataatatttattatttctagGGTTTGGAGAACATTCCTGACAAATAAAATCATCAATTTGCATAAGAACTGCTAGCTAAATTAGCatataactgtaaataatatataaaatataaaactataTAATATCCTTTATGACATTATTTTTCAATAATCCCAGTCTATTCGAgttaaaaatttctttttttccgCGCAAATTTTTTCGTACTCATTGTTCTTCCTAATTTTCCAATACGCTCTACGTACACCTTCACGCACCGAAATTCGCATTCACGTGAAATCCACGCGGCACTCGCAATAggcagaaagagagagagagagagggagcatTTTAAAAGGAAAAGGAGCTCCAGATGTTCCGGATGGCGTGATATTCTTTGTTTTCACGCCATTATAGTTCTGAACCCCTCGAAAATATATAAGATCGCCCCGTATGCGTAGACACGGAGATAACGAACAATAGGCAGCCGAGGGGGACAGGCCTTTGAACCAGGGAACATAAAGGGCGTTACAGGTATACACGTGCATGCTTTCTTTTTAGAATCGTTGATAAAAAGACAGAAGTTAATGTACAGATTACCTTGGGATTAATTAAGCCGTTGCGTGAGGGCGGTACAGGTATTTTTCTAAATTTCCAATTCCATGCCTCTATTTCGGGAAACTAGGAACTGGATTCGAAATTAATAAAAAGTCTGATACGCACAGAGAAAAAATTGAGAAGGGAACACAAATGACTGGTTTCTTTAAATTTCGTAGAAACTTCTTGAGTATGCCATGAGTCAAAgcacaataaaattgcaattaATCTCAGACTTTTTAGATATGAAATGTTTACAGGAAAGGTGATACTGTATCGAAACAATCATTTTCGTTTGATAAAATTGACGATGATGACATTATTGAATAATCGACGAGATTGTTACTTTGAGAATTGTTATCGTCGCTGATACTAGAGAAGTACTATTTCAAATACCAATGCACCGTGTATATTAAAAACACTTTGAAGACCAGGTATataaatacagggtgtctcatTTTGATCTTATCACGAGATTATCTTCCTAAATATCGTTATTCAAAAAGTAAGTTTTGAACGAAGCTCActctatttttttataaaaaaatactttttgaaataaagtaagCTTGACATGAGATATTTCTTCGAGTAACGAAGAGTTGAAGAGAATCTTGAGAGAGGATATAATGTGACACCCTGTATGCACACGAAATTCTAACGGATCTTAAAACGTTTCCTTTGCGGCCGGTACTGCAGATCCGGTTGAACTGAAACAGGATTTATCGATCCAGCTATTCACCTTCCCTTTCAGAGCGTTACCTGAGGCACCCATCCAATCGGGGCGAAGAGACCTTTTTGTTTCGAAAAATTCTCTGTCAGGCAATAAACCGTAGcccataaattattaaaaataattcctCAGGTAGTGGACCTTTTCCTAATTCCCCTATGTTGCACAGTTAGCTAACATGAAATTGCGTCACTTCATTTTAAACGAGAATTCTGAAAGCAGaaacagtgtgtaggtactTCCCAGATAACACAATAATCAACTATTAAATATCTCCAAATCGTGACAAGTGAAACTCCTTATATATTGCACAATAGATATATAAAAAAACTGATTTATCGTCAACGTTAATTTCATCCAACTGTAACGTATTTACCATTTAATTTCGTCCAACTGTAACGTACCATTATTCACTAAAATTTAACTATTATCTACGATCTGTGAGAGCATCCTCAATTTGAACTCCTGCTATTAGAGAACAGAGAAATCGATATTacactaattttttaattaaatgagaAAACCCGTTGGAATAAAAAACGACAGAAAAAAAATGTAGATAAAAGGAAAAAAACagggaactaaaaataaaacaaaataaaacaaactaGATTAAACTAAAACCGACCTAAATAATGATATTAACAAATAAAACTGAACACTTAATAGCCTGCGGATTATTATGCAAATTCCCCTATTATCATACACAAAATCGGAAAAATAGAACCTAATTAGATACTTCTTTCACGTTCTAAACGTTATAAAGTATACTCATCTTTCaataatttctacatttttctaTCTTATACAGATTCTACATCATTTGCATATTAAAATTtcctataaatgcataaagatccacAGTCCAATAATTAAGAATTAATATAGATAGCATACGAATAATCGCTCTATCCTATACCCCATGGCGGAGCTTTAAATCGTTCTTCGGTCTCGGCGAAGCGGTCTCGCAGTCGAGTGCGAGACATCGTCGCAGCAGCGTCGCGTTTCATGAGCTCCCGATCGCTCGTCATAATTTCTCTCCGATTTCCTTTCCCTTTTCTCTCTTCACTCCACACAGAACcatctaaaaccacaatcctacacAAACCAATTCCTCACCACCTACACACATCACTTACAAAGAATCCCTCACTCTAAACACGCGGGAAAAAAACGTTTCGCATTACAATCGCGTCTACAGCTTCCCGAGGACCACACGCTTATGGGAGTAAGCGTCTCTTCAAGAGAACGAGGGAGAGCCAGGACTTCGGCTCCTTAAACAACACACGCGTGACTCTAGCACCGCAACAAGTTCCTCGGAATATACGCAACCACATTTCTCTCTGTGCTACCTTTTCCTGCATCGCGTTATTGTTTCTCTGGAAAGGGAGAATTCGTAATACAATTCCGctagaaagagaaagaaagtaGTTAAACATTCGGTGTGTATACGTTTACGTTGAGTGTATCGACGAAAGTTTCTCCTGCTGTTAACTTGGTCATGTGAGAACAATAAACCCGTTCGTGCAGCTTCGGAGGAACTGTTTCTGGGAAACCGTATTAACGATGTAGCGAAACCTGTTCGCTGTTGAGGGAAAGGATACGCTGCTCCGATGATCGTTCGTTCGGTCGCGCACTGTGCGAGCCGATCTGCAAACGATGGAATGAAAAAGTACTCGAAAATTCGACGCTTACAAGATTCTGCGTTGTAGAACATTTTTGGAGTGAGAAAACGTTGCGGACGATCGAGAATTCGACGCGGACCATGCGGCGATACTGGGCCGTTTTTCAAGGATGCAGTGCTGAGAAGATAGGTAAGTCAGTGGCGAAAATTGGCACTTTGGCTACTTTTCGATCGACGCTTTACATTTACCGCGTGAATCGTAGATATGTGTTCATTTCCCTCGTTCGTTTTTTCATGGGAACTACGTGTAGTCGAACAGGTGATCTCTATATAACGCAGTGGCTCGTTGAGTTTCTGAAAATTGCTGCATTATACAAATTTATGGTTTGTAAAATTAGAGCAGGGTTTCTCAACCTCTTATGGTTTATGGATTCCTTTCGAACGTCGGCTATATCCATGGTACTtttctttgtttcttttttccctACCCCCATCTTTTTTGCTTGTTCCTGTGTTCTTATTTTTCACGTGACCCCGAAAATTCGGTGTCAGAAACCCTAGAGACTTTATCGTCTTCTGACCTAGAGAATAAACAATGTTGCTGAAGATTACTGTACCCCTAAGAAAATTAATCtttactgttatatttttgttgCTCTAAGGTAAAATGGCTTAAGTGGCGTGTCTTTGTTTTCGAAATATTGGTGTATGAAGTTTTCAGCTTTGGCTACCATGAATTTGTAGTTTCATCAAAGCTTTATTTTTCAGTGAAAAATGtttgtaaatatttgaaaatttgaatatttaaatattcgaaaatttgaatgttgaaaatttgaatatttaaatattcgaaaatttgaatgttgaaaatttgaatatttaaatatttgaatgtttgaaaatttgaatatttaaatatttgaaaatttgaatatttgaaaatttttcttttaaaatccTTTCCTCTTTCTGAAATTATAAATTCTATACTTTAGATCTCAACTCAGATTCTTCAAAAATATTACATACATGAATCATTTTGCTTTATAGCCACAGATTTAATCACTGAGACACACACTACTATTTTCTCACAATCATTTTTCATTTCCCGCAATATTTCCCTTGTTCCTTGCACAGTTACTCAAAACATCTAGGTTAGAAATCAAAATCATATTAGCATTCAAGTATTAATGATCACCGTATGAAGAACGACGCGTCTTGTTCCGACGCAGAAAGCAATTGCGACTTGTTTCCCGAAAAATCGATCGCGCCCGACTCCTCCAAGCATCGATGTAGCCTGTTTCGCCACCAAAAGCAACTTCTGTCCCTGCAATCTTTTCGCTCTTCCATTTGCATACGACCGTCAATGAAAAAAATGCGTTTTAACCGTGAATACGACGCGTAAAATGTTGACTGATATTTTCGGCCCAAGGTCGGCGAGTTCTTAAACGTTTCAGTCCGCCAGTCACTCGGCAGTTGCCGCGCAATTAACGAATTACCTTTCCTCACTTGGCAAAAAGTTATCCCCTGCTTTTCATCCATCTTGCAAAGATCCTCCGTGTCAAACGTTCGAATTTCGTCGCAAAATGTTCGCGAACGTTTCACGGAACGGATTTTTGCAAGGGCAGCAGGTGATATCAGATTATAGAGTTCGAATTGCTTCACCTTGGAAACGGCGCGAGAGAATCATGCTCGCAACGTGCTATCGGTTCGAAGAGCGTTAATCTTCGTTGCTTGAGAACGTTGATAAATTGCCCTCTTGTCGGCG carries:
- the Sym gene encoding symplekin scaffold protein isoform X2, giving the protein MDPRIHRRTEPEKGPGDLVVEWLNEASLSTAEDVKVGNLCKVQEILVNKEPQLLPLYLDEALQFSLDRSAEVRKTVTSFIDEAGVKQPDIIPRVVQILLRLVSDESSAVAKRALRASGRILRAALKWIASATTVTPEMEVAWSELSALKIQIINMIDSDNDGIRTQAVKFLEGVVLIQTYPDPDSPKKPDDFSLEDIPLTLKIARRRKLEEEANDVMDLLIKFHGSPHVSSVNLMTCMGSLALIAKTRPQFMPGVMQALQRLQHDLPPTLSDSQVTSVQKQLKLTLLGLMKHPASIEFASTIAKQLTQLGAKEQEIIKAYPKPEDIRRMKKRQQEAAAASAAKRAKIETPLIPDDPEVVPTPVPPPKLPELVELSESFIAERLSVEIATDLVMDSMAWVPDTMTTIFQREYQPTSTTDINIQRQTIAKLLAVQIKQAKAKKKKDAKDEDAVMEDLIKNPTISVAEAKRERKREKDREKEKEAKASLEAHEKSLVKARNRLKALKLSEVTKPLPKEMKEKMLLMAVNRILLAEKTAVFGGVAAIRSKILTTLAATFNPYIKEAVLRYITDDMRNRLDLALGWLYEEYALLQGFQRRTSLCTKPQEAPHQAYNFLLCTLVSAIDLVQGKDRDTLLSRLYLEAPLITEDAVEALKMVSSDETRGLAPLQLLKEMVIRRPTKQLVFLNVLLCHTGHEINAIREAAIQLVCQLYSRPELSKLIEEYAVLYLGFLRLHTPPEIVFGQDRGRPQIENQWTESTTRACLGLYLALLSEHQDLIFELARVYTSMSADVKRIVLRLVEGPVRSLGMGSPQLLALVENCPKGAETLVTRIIHILTEKSAPSAELVARVRELYQTRVSDVRFLIPVLNGLTKKEVIAALPKLIKLNPIVVKEVFNRLLGTHNNDSGVPHTSPITPAELLIALHNIDPSKAELKTIIKATSLCFAEKQVYTQETVAVVMQHLMEMTPLPTLLMRTVIQSLALYPRLSGFVMNILQRLILKQVWKQPKVWEGFVKCCERTQPQSFAVILQLPPTQLAEALKMASNLRAPLLAHVEAFAENQKAHIPQSIMDVIQGKSPCDMHDEFDIAPPGDYPIEQKPDTMDIDVSEPAPPGLD
- the Sym gene encoding symplekin scaffold protein isoform X1, which codes for MDPRIHRRTEPEKGPGDLVVEWLNEASLSTAEDVKVGNLCKVQEILVNKEPQLLPLYLDEALQFSLDRSAEVRKTVTSFIDEAGVKQPDIIPRVVQILLRLVSDESSAVAKRALRASGRILRAALKWIASATTVTPEMEVAWSELSALKIQIINMIDSDNDGIRTQAVKFLEGVVLIQTYPDPDSPKKPDDFSLEDIPLTLKIARRRKLEEEANDVMDLLIKFHGSPHVSSVNLMTCMGSLALIAKTRPQFMPGVMQALQRLQHDLPPTLSDSQVTSVQKQLKLTLLGLMKHPASIEFASTIAKQLTQLGAKEQEIIKAYPKPEDIRRMKKRQQEAAAASAAKRAKIETPLIPDDPEVVPTPVPPPKLPELVELSESFIAERLSVEIATDLVMDSMAWVPDTMTTIFQREYQPTSTTDINIQRQTIAKLLAVQIKQAKAKKKKDAKDEDAVMEDLIKNPTISVAEAKRERKREKDREKEKEAKASLEAHEKSLVKARNRLKALKLSEVTKPLPKEMKEKMLLMAVNRILLAEKTAVFGGVAAIRSKILTTLAATFNPYIKEAVLRYITDDMRNRLDLALGWLYEEYALLQGFQRRTSLCTKPQEAPHQAYNFLLCTLVSAIDLVQGKDRDTLLSRLYLEAPLITEDAVEALKMVSSDETRGLAPLQLLKEMVIRRPTKQLVFLNVLLCHTGHEINAIREAAIQLVCQLYSRPELSKLIEEYAVLYLGFLRLHTPPEIVFGQDRGRPQIENQWTESTTRACLGLYLALLSEHQDLIFELARVYTSMSADVKRIVLRLVEGPVRSLGMGSPQLLALVENCPKGAETLVTRIIHILTEKSAPSAELVARVRELYQTRVSDVRFLIPVLNGLTKKEVIAALPKLIKLNPIVVKEVFNRLLGTHNNDSGVPHTSPITPAELLIALHNIDPSKAELKTIIKATSLCFAEKQVYTQETVAVVMQHLMEMTPLPTLLMRTVIQSLALYPRLSGFVMNILQRLILKQVWKQPKVWEGFVKCCERTQPQSFAVILQLPPTQLAEALKMASNLRAPLLAHVEAFAENQKAHIPQSIMDVIQGKSPCDMHDEFDILSLNFLQAPPGDYPIEQKPDTMDIDVSEPAPPGLD
- the LOC143184612 gene encoding 17-beta-hydroxysteroid dehydrogenase 13, whose translation is MESIKKSFRPPKMLIKLYCFFVLIVDVVALLGGIVFAILIALYRTFRPPPLKSLHREVAMVVGAGRGIGRELAIHLCQLGANVACVDIDKENCETTVQKALQTCGMAKTYTCDVTDKNKVARTVNNIRSELGEVTMLFHCCSIPSPRALIEDKQEIRHTIDLTVISHFWLLETVQPCMERAGKGHIVVLSSVAGLSGGASGPSRVPLTTAQFAIQGLAESLHTELRHTNSNIKITLVHVYPFILGAEAPKDIRLRIPSYFGTMPAAEAAKRILNGVRRNYAEFSVPGYLLYVGHVLRILPKKASFMLRDLLDTGVDFG
- the LOC143184637 gene encoding NADH dehydrogenase [ubiquinone] 1 alpha subcomplex subunit 1-like: MWYEILPCVGIMATCLSLPQILQYYGNSWVFGNPMRRNLNSSWDSMMFERDERISNGAPWKTVGLENIPDK
- the LOC143185133 gene encoding uncharacterized protein LOC143185133 translates to MLERAIAKLYCYGLCHKPLFIAGKSFRRLSPITTWRLENLTQEQAKKMGVGKKETKKSTMDIADVRKESINHKRLRNPALILQTINLYNRSPVRLHVVPMKKRTREMNTYLRFTRTASLKNGPVSPHGPRRILDRPQRFLTPKMFYNAESCKRRIFEYFFIPSFADRLAQCATERTIIGAAYPFPQQRTGFATSLIRFPRNSSSEAARTGLLFSHDQVNSRRNFRRYTQRKQKQ